The Coleofasciculus chthonoplastes PCC 7420 sequence GAGAAACCGATCAAACTGACATGGGTGCGGGTGATGACAAACTCGCCCTCGCTGAACCTGTAGCGCTAACCGGTGCTGGTGCATCGTTCCCCGCCCCGATCTATCAGCGTTGGTTCCAAGAACTCAACAGTCAATATCCCAAACTGCAGGTTAACTATCAATCCGTCGGCAGTGGTGCTGGTGTGGAACAGTTTACTCAAGGTACGGTAGACTTCGGCGCTAGTGATGTGGCAATGAAGGATGAAGAAATCGCGGAAGTCGATAGAGGTGTTCTGATGCTGCCGATGACAGCGGGTAGTATCGTACTGGCATACAACCTAGAAGGTGTAGAAGAATTGAAACTGCCACGGGATGTGTATGTGGATATTCTTCTGGGTAATATTACCAACTGGAATGACCCAGCAATTGCGGCGGCAAACGAAGGTGTAGAGTTGCCCGATCAGTCGATTACCGTGATTCATCGTTCCGATGGCAGTGGTACCACAGGTGTCTTTACAAAACACCTGAGTGCGATTAGTCCGGAGTGGGAAGAGCAAGTTGGCGAAGGCAAAACCGTCGAGTGGCCCACCGGGGTTGGCGCAAAGGGAAATGAAGGGGTTACGGCTCAGATTCAACAAACCGATGGTGCGATCGGTTATGTTGAATACGGCTACGCCAAGAATAATGACCTTAACTTTGCTGCTTTAGAAAACCAATCGGGTAATTTTGTCACGCCCAGTGATGAATCGGCGTCTAAAACCTTAGAAGCGGTTACATTACCGGAAAATCTGCGGGCATTTATTTCTGATCCTGAAGGCGAGGAATCCTATCCCATTGTTACTTATACTTGGCTTTTGGCTTACCAAGAGTATGATGATCCGGAGACGGCGAAATCCATAGAAGCAACAATTGAGTATATGTTGACCGAAGGTCAAGAAATTGCCCCAGAGTTAGGCTATGTGAAACTGCCGCCCAATGTGCGGGAAAAAGTGGCAGAGGCAGCTGATGTGATTAGCGACGAGTATGACATTGAGGTGAGTGAATAGCCTCACAGAAACGGATAGAGATAAGAGAGTTGGGAGTTAAAGTTCTTCCACTCAGTCGGGGCGGGTTGAAAAGAAGCAACGATAACCGTGAAACCCGTCCCCCCACACAACCCGTTTTCTGGGAAGATCACCAAGCGTCTTTCCCATCTGCTTCACTGCTTCAGATCCTAGGTTTGATCGGTTCACTGGTATCCTTTAATTTTCTAATATCGGTTCACTCTATTCAATTATGACTACACAAGCTGAGTCCAATTCAGCAGTCCTCCCCCAACGATCTGTCGGTGAAAAAACGATAGATCGGGGGTTTGTTTGGCTGGCTCGCATTTTGGCGCTGTCAGTCGCGGGTATTTTAATCTTCATCGCGATCACGGTGGGCATAGAAGCCTTACCTGCGATCCGAGAATTCGGTCTGAATTTTTTGGTCAACAGCGCTTGGAATCCCGTAGAAAATGAATATGGGGCGCTCCCCATGATCTATGGGACGCTGGTGAGTTCCGCGATCGCACTATTTTTTGCTGTCCCTCTGGGAATTGGCACCGCCGTCTTTTTGAGCGAAGACTTTCTGCCCAAATCAGCGCGGCTGACGTTGGTATTTATGGTAGAACTGTTAGCGGCGATTCCCAGTGTGGTGTACGGACTATGGGGTATTTATGTTTTAGTGCCAATCCTAATTCCGCTTGAGGAGTGGCTGCATAACAACTTCAGCTGGATTCCCCTGTTTAGTACAGAACCCACGCGGGTGGGGATGTTTCCGGCAGGAATTATTTTAACGATTATGATTTTGCCGATTATCACGGCAATTTCTCGCGATTCCTTGGCATCTCTACCTCCAGATTTGCGACAAGCGTCTCTAGGGTTAGGGGCTACTCGCTGGCAAACCATCTTTCGAGTTCTGATTCCGGCGGCATTTTCGGGCATTGTTGGTGGCATAATGTTAGGGCTAGGTCGAGCCATGGGAGAAACTATGGCAGTCACCTTGCTGATTGGTAATGCCAATCAACTTAATTTTTCTCTACTCGCCCCCGCTAATACGATTGCCTCCCTATTGGCTAACCAATTTGCCGAAGCCTCAGGTTTGCAGGTGGCGGCGTTAATGTATGCCGGATTCGTGTTATTTGTCTTAACTCTAATCGTGAACATTCTGGCGGAGTTGATTGTACGCCAAGTGAAGAAATTTTAAGTTCAGTTAAAACTCATGCGCCATGCCCAAAAAGTGAAGTGAAGGATCAAAACCTGAAAATTTTATGTCCGAGAATCTCCCCGATAAACAAGCTGAAGACTTTCCCACTCACAGTTTTACCCGTTCCTACACGAGTGGGCGATCGCTGTTTGGGATCATCATGACCATCTTAGCCGGAGCTTGTCTGGTTATTGCCTTAATCCCATTATTTGCGGTAATTATCTATGTGATCATCAAAGGGTTTAACCGCCTGAACTTAGACTTATTTACCGAGTTACCCCCAGCAGCGGGTTTATCCGGTGGCGGTGTAGGCAATGCGATTGTGGGGACGTTGATTGTCATCGCAATTGGGGCGCTGATTAGTGTTCCCATTGGGGTTTTAGCTGCCGTTTATCTATCTGAATTTAGTTCGGGTCCAATTGCTCGCTGGATTCGCTTTGCTACTAACGTCTTAAGTGGTGTCCCTTCAATTATTGCTGGAATATTTGCTTACGGGATTATCGTGCTTGGAGCTGGGTTCGTCCCTTGTTCAGGTAGTTTTTCCGCATTGGCGGGAGGCGTAGCTCTGGCGGTATTGATGCTACCGATTATCATCAGAACCACCGATGAAGCCTTACAAATTGTGCCTCAGGATGTGCGCTGGGCGTCTGTGGGTGTGGGAGCTTCGGAATA is a genomic window containing:
- the pstS gene encoding phosphate ABC transporter substrate-binding protein PstS, with the protein product MVFRLAFINPARLVRSVSVLVLAVSLAACGGQQEADTGGETDQTDMGAGDDKLALAEPVALTGAGASFPAPIYQRWFQELNSQYPKLQVNYQSVGSGAGVEQFTQGTVDFGASDVAMKDEEIAEVDRGVLMLPMTAGSIVLAYNLEGVEELKLPRDVYVDILLGNITNWNDPAIAAANEGVELPDQSITVIHRSDGSGTTGVFTKHLSAISPEWEEQVGEGKTVEWPTGVGAKGNEGVTAQIQQTDGAIGYVEYGYAKNNDLNFAALENQSGNFVTPSDESASKTLEAVTLPENLRAFISDPEGEESYPIVTYTWLLAYQEYDDPETAKSIEATIEYMLTEGQEIAPELGYVKLPPNVREKVAEAADVISDEYDIEVSE
- the pstC gene encoding phosphate ABC transporter permease subunit PstC yields the protein MTTQAESNSAVLPQRSVGEKTIDRGFVWLARILALSVAGILIFIAITVGIEALPAIREFGLNFLVNSAWNPVENEYGALPMIYGTLVSSAIALFFAVPLGIGTAVFLSEDFLPKSARLTLVFMVELLAAIPSVVYGLWGIYVLVPILIPLEEWLHNNFSWIPLFSTEPTRVGMFPAGIILTIMILPIITAISRDSLASLPPDLRQASLGLGATRWQTIFRVLIPAAFSGIVGGIMLGLGRAMGETMAVTLLIGNANQLNFSLLAPANTIASLLANQFAEASGLQVAALMYAGFVLFVLTLIVNILAELIVRQVKKF
- the pstA gene encoding phosphate ABC transporter permease PstA: MSENLPDKQAEDFPTHSFTRSYTSGRSLFGIIMTILAGACLVIALIPLFAVIIYVIIKGFNRLNLDLFTELPPAAGLSGGGVGNAIVGTLIVIAIGALISVPIGVLAAVYLSEFSSGPIARWIRFATNVLSGVPSIIAGIFAYGIIVLGAGFVPCSGSFSALAGGVALAVLMLPIIIRTTDEALQIVPQDVRWASVGVGASEYQTVLRVVLPAALPAILTGTTLAVARAAGETAPLIFTALFTFFWPSGLCQPTPSLAVLVYNFATSPFSDQQELAWAASLLLVALVLLTSVISRWATRKSIY